One Amaranthus tricolor cultivar Red isolate AtriRed21 chromosome 10, ASM2621246v1, whole genome shotgun sequence genomic window carries:
- the LOC130825870 gene encoding uncharacterized calcium-binding protein At1g02270-like isoform X2 — MVKSMLKGSISRIGRYAIASSITDQCITCTTFNILAPIYKRLSDDEDDIGRESDYRAYWLARNQRILDWLLCERSTIICLQEFWVGNEELVSMYEKRLGDAGYINFQLARTNNRGDGLLTAVHKDYFRVINHRDLLLNDIGDRVAQLLHVELVNPLFLNRSKNVRQEILIVNTHLLFPHDSSLCLVRLHQVYEILQNVEAYQKEFELNPMPILLCGDWNGSKRGHVYKFLRSQGFVSSYDTAHQYTDDDAHKWVSHRNHRGNICGVDFIWLLNPNRYRKLLKTSWNETVFSMFKSLLRRASLTEDYAFAFLKADSEGDYITYSGFCEALRQLKLAGHRYGLSEEEMKDLWVQADIDGNGVLDHCEFQQRIWYSEDLDDGSIHDNDCHDDAVHDMQQAIGFSVKNAVLFPTQVEKGMWPEDYSLSDHARLTVVFSPVRMPCSKLIF; from the exons ATGGTAAAAAGTATGTTAAAAGGAAGTATTTCAAGGATAGGGAGATATGCAATTGCTTCATCAATTACAGATCAATGTATAACATGTACTACCTTCAATATCCTTGCTCCAATCTACAAAAGGCTAAGTGATGATGAG GATGATATAGGCCGTGAAAGTGATTATAGGGCATATTGGCTTGCTAGAAATCAAAGAATATTGGATTGGTTGTTGTGTGAAAGATCTACCATCATTTGTCTTCAG GAGTTTTGGGTTGGAAATGAAGAACTTGTCAGTATGTATGAGAAGAGACTTGGTGATGCTGGTTACATCAATTTCCAGCTTGCACGAACGAACAATCGGGGAGATG GTCTTCTTACTGCCGTACATAAAGATTATTTCAGAGTTATAAATCACCGAGATTTGTTACTCAATGATATTGGAGATCGTGTTGCGCAGCTACTACACGTTGAATTAGTTAATCCCTTGTTTCTAAATCGAAGCAAAAATGTTCGACAAGAGATTCTTATAGTGAACACACACTTGTTATTTCCTCATGATTCAAGTCTTTGTCTTGTGAGATTGCACCAG GTTTATGAGATCCTACAAAATGTGGAAGCTTATCAGAAAGAATTTGAGTTGAATCCTATGCCTATTCTACTTTGTGG GGACTGGAATGGAAGCAAACGGGGACATGTTTATAAGTTTTTAAGATCTCAAGGGTTTGTCTCGTCATATGACACTGCTCATCAGTATACGGATGATGATGCACATAAG TGGGTTAGCCACCGCAATCACAGGGGAAACATATGTGGCGTTGATTTCATATGGCTTCTGAATCCAAATAGATACCGGAAGCTTCTCAAGACTAGCTGGAATGAAACAGTATTCAGCATGTTCAAG tCACTACTTCGACGAGCTTCACTGACAGAAGATTATGCTTTCGCCTTTCTTAAGGCGGATAGCGAGGGTGATTATATAACTTACTCGGGTTTTTGTGAAGCACTTAGACAG CTAAAGTTAGCTGGCCACCGTTATGGACTTAGTGAGGAAGAGATGAAGGATTTGTGGGTTCAGGCCGATATTGATGGAAATGGAGTGCTCGATCATTGTGAATTCCAG CAAAGAATCTGGTATTCGGAAGACTTGGACGATGGAAGTATCCATGATAACGATTGTCATGACGATGCAGTGCACGACATGCAGCAAGCTATCGGGTTTAGTGTGAAAAATGCTGTTCTCTTTCCTACTCAAGTGGAGAAAGGGATGTGGCCTGAAGACTATTCATTGTCTGATCATGCGCGGCTCACTGTTGTTTTTTCACCAGTACGAATGCCATGCTCTAAGCTTATTTTCTGA
- the LOC130825870 gene encoding uncharacterized calcium-binding protein At1g02270-like isoform X1, with product MVKSMLKGSISRIGRYAIASSITDQCITCTTFNILAPIYKRLSDDEQQDDIGRESDYRAYWLARNQRILDWLLCERSTIICLQEFWVGNEELVSMYEKRLGDAGYINFQLARTNNRGDGLLTAVHKDYFRVINHRDLLLNDIGDRVAQLLHVELVNPLFLNRSKNVRQEILIVNTHLLFPHDSSLCLVRLHQVYEILQNVEAYQKEFELNPMPILLCGDWNGSKRGHVYKFLRSQGFVSSYDTAHQYTDDDAHKWVSHRNHRGNICGVDFIWLLNPNRYRKLLKTSWNETVFSMFKSLLRRASLTEDYAFAFLKADSEGDYITYSGFCEALRQLKLAGHRYGLSEEEMKDLWVQADIDGNGVLDHCEFQQRIWYSEDLDDGSIHDNDCHDDAVHDMQQAIGFSVKNAVLFPTQVEKGMWPEDYSLSDHARLTVVFSPVRMPCSKLIF from the exons ATGGTAAAAAGTATGTTAAAAGGAAGTATTTCAAGGATAGGGAGATATGCAATTGCTTCATCAATTACAGATCAATGTATAACATGTACTACCTTCAATATCCTTGCTCCAATCTACAAAAGGCTAAGTGATGATGAG CAACAGGATGATATAGGCCGTGAAAGTGATTATAGGGCATATTGGCTTGCTAGAAATCAAAGAATATTGGATTGGTTGTTGTGTGAAAGATCTACCATCATTTGTCTTCAG GAGTTTTGGGTTGGAAATGAAGAACTTGTCAGTATGTATGAGAAGAGACTTGGTGATGCTGGTTACATCAATTTCCAGCTTGCACGAACGAACAATCGGGGAGATG GTCTTCTTACTGCCGTACATAAAGATTATTTCAGAGTTATAAATCACCGAGATTTGTTACTCAATGATATTGGAGATCGTGTTGCGCAGCTACTACACGTTGAATTAGTTAATCCCTTGTTTCTAAATCGAAGCAAAAATGTTCGACAAGAGATTCTTATAGTGAACACACACTTGTTATTTCCTCATGATTCAAGTCTTTGTCTTGTGAGATTGCACCAG GTTTATGAGATCCTACAAAATGTGGAAGCTTATCAGAAAGAATTTGAGTTGAATCCTATGCCTATTCTACTTTGTGG GGACTGGAATGGAAGCAAACGGGGACATGTTTATAAGTTTTTAAGATCTCAAGGGTTTGTCTCGTCATATGACACTGCTCATCAGTATACGGATGATGATGCACATAAG TGGGTTAGCCACCGCAATCACAGGGGAAACATATGTGGCGTTGATTTCATATGGCTTCTGAATCCAAATAGATACCGGAAGCTTCTCAAGACTAGCTGGAATGAAACAGTATTCAGCATGTTCAAG tCACTACTTCGACGAGCTTCACTGACAGAAGATTATGCTTTCGCCTTTCTTAAGGCGGATAGCGAGGGTGATTATATAACTTACTCGGGTTTTTGTGAAGCACTTAGACAG CTAAAGTTAGCTGGCCACCGTTATGGACTTAGTGAGGAAGAGATGAAGGATTTGTGGGTTCAGGCCGATATTGATGGAAATGGAGTGCTCGATCATTGTGAATTCCAG CAAAGAATCTGGTATTCGGAAGACTTGGACGATGGAAGTATCCATGATAACGATTGTCATGACGATGCAGTGCACGACATGCAGCAAGCTATCGGGTTTAGTGTGAAAAATGCTGTTCTCTTTCCTACTCAAGTGGAGAAAGGGATGTGGCCTGAAGACTATTCATTGTCTGATCATGCGCGGCTCACTGTTGTTTTTTCACCAGTACGAATGCCATGCTCTAAGCTTATTTTCTGA